The Brienomyrus brachyistius isolate T26 chromosome 7, BBRACH_0.4, whole genome shotgun sequence DNA segment TCTGTCACAGGTAACCAGTAGTTTTTCATTCTGGAAATCGATCCTCAAAATGCTACAACAGCACCATCAACAGGAGCAAAAAGAGAGAAACATCTCAGGCCAAGTTCCTCTGCAGTGATCAATCGCAGAATATTGTCTGTGTACGACTAACATTCAGTTCAAGTTGGGCCATTATCTTCAATAAGAAAACCATCATTTTAAAGATCTTGCCTTCCGATTTCCATACTTCTCAGCATCAAGGCTCGTCTGATTCCGTATTTAGCCAAGTTTAGATGTGACTGTTCAGCTAAGGAGTCGAGGCTGACAGTTTCTGTGCGACATGTTagatcaggggtcaccaacGTTTTGAAACTGAGGGCTACTTcacaggtactgagccatatGAAGGGTTACTGGTTTGAAACGCCCTCCCTACTTATCTAagcttcatgtataataaacatgttttaaatgctttttttagatAATGTCATTTTGAAATCTATATCAATGCAAATGTgaataaagaagaatagcaacaggataaaataaaattttagacgctgcttactggtgagttgtgctattttttagtacaggtccgcgggcgactcatgtggaccttgggggcatcctggtgcccgcgggcaccatgttggtgacccctgggatAGGGGCTGCCCACTGCCTTTGCGCAGAATCAAGGCCTACGGTTGTcaatgctgggggtgggggtgcagggATGGGCTAGGCACCATTTTCAGGCCCCCGGTGTCCCTGTCTGGCTGATGTGGGGGTCGTTTCCCCCCGCCGGGGCCCTCTCCTCAGCGGAGGTGCTGGTTGGAGCTGTGGTGACCTCATCCAGAAGCTGACAGGTGGGGTTGGAGAAGGCAGAGAGGGGAAGAGCCAGTCGCTGCATCTCCTGCTCACGCTCCTGCTGCTCCCGCTGCCTCCGCAGGCCCCGCCCCCTGGATCGATAAACGGATGTTCCTCGTTAGGGACGCAGCGCCAACAGCAAGGACAACAGGAAGTGTGTTTGTAAGCAGGGGCCGGCAATTTAAAAAGTTGTTTCGGTAACGCATCgtgatgcattatagatacctttaaaATGCAGTATAATGGCCAGTATAagccattttaattaattatgaaGGTCTTTatggtgcattatagatgaaagcTTCATAGTGCAGTcacaatgcataataaacatggctatgatgtgttatgcctttttataaatagttatagccatgtttataatactttataagtGAATTAAAGTGTTACTcttgtttttttaaacacattttaaGAGTGATAAATCACATGTTCTGTTCTCCTCTTTAGACTACTTGGGCTCCAAGCTAGATGGACATATGGAAACAATTTAGTTAACTTTCCTTCCATCCGTTTCGTATAAATCTGTGTAAACCCATGAAATTCCAAGGAGATGTGGGGCGTTGCTGTGAGCTATGGGTGACATTCCCTCAGATAAAAGCATTAAAAAGGACCCTGATCAGATCTGACAGCCAAATATAGCTCTCAATACATCAACAGGGACATCTGACCTTCAGCCACAAATGACACAGACTTCTGGCAGAGCGGACAGCCCTCATCAGCCCAGCCGCAGCCATGGTGAACCCACCCTGCACACCACTTTAGCGGGTAGTGCCAACGTGGAAATGGACTCAGCCCCCTGGCCCTGCTCCTCTCCAGTTCTCAACTCTAGCATCTAAAGTCTAACATCATTCTTCTGCCTGATtccgtcaaaaaaaaaaaaaacactacaatTGTCCATGGAAGTTATCGGTTAGACAAACCTGACATTTCCCTTgaatatttttctttgaatCCCCCCTGAACTAATTTGAGTAGATGTTTCATATACGCTAATTGTGTTGAACATCCATTTTGATGGCGTCGTACACTGACATGTTATAGATGTATCCTCCCGTTATTCCCATTCCGAGTAAAATGATGAGGGTCATCGTGATGATTCCAAGGACATATCCTGGAGGAAAGAAATACAAAGGACTTCAGAACTTCTCAACTCAAGGGTTCTGCTGAAAAATAAGCAACCAACTCAAAGGTGTGTATTTCTATGTTATTCTGGAGGTAATACTCTATGGTCCTACAAGCTTGATGTCAGCATAGACATGATCTACAGAGTCGGGGCAATAACATGTCCATGTCTATACTAACATAAAGGACATTTACAGGACCATACCCTACCCCTGCCTTGAACAGTTTGACCACCTCTCTACGTTTCTTGTCCCAGCACCTAAAGCTCTCGCCAACCGTGTTAAGCCAACCAGCAGGACAGTTAAAGTTTGGCCTGGGGGAGCCGTCTCTCAGAACTGTTTTGAACCTACGGAATGGGATGTACTTGCCCATCAGTTCGACCGGGAGGTGTGCACTTCATCTCACTGTCAACAAACGGACCCGATTGTACCCGAATGACAAGCCGTGGATGAGAAGGGAAGTCGCACGACTGCTCAGAGCAAGAGACTCGGCTTCTAAATCCGGAGGCGACACAGTCTACAGCATCGCCACAGCGCACCTTAAGAGAGGCATCGGGTCTGCAGAAGACAAGTACAAATTATGGCTAGAGGAGGACTTCAATGGTAACTCATGGCAGATGTGGCATTACGGACTGCAAAAGGAGAAATGGCACGCAGCATACAGCAGGCAGTAACATCGCCAAGCTAGTGGAGGAACTTAACGTCAACACTGCTCAGCCTGACAAAGACGATAACCAACCTCCATTCCCTTTCAGACTGCGGGGAGAAGCACAGACTTCTGTGCTGCACACTGACGAGGTACAGCGAGCCCTGCACAGCATGTACCTGGGCTGGCCACCTAGCTGAGGTATTTACGCACATTTTCAACCTCTCTGTATCCTCAATTACGGTCCCCATAACCCTCAAAATCACCATTGTGCCCTTTCCCAAAAAACCTATGATAACTAATCAGCCAGTCCCTCGCACCCCTGTCATTTCAAAATGCTTTGAACAACTGGTACTCTCCCACATCAAATACACTATCCCAGCAGATCTTAATCAACACCTGTTGGACAAAGGTCAGGATGCCATTTGCGTGGTTCTCAGTATAGTCTTCTCTCACCTGGAGAGAAACAACATCTACATTTGGACGCTCTTTGTCAACTGCAGGTCAGTGTTTAATATCATCATATCAGGCGAGATGGTTGACGAACTCCATGCGTTAGGTGTAACTCCCTCCCATATGTAACTGGGCACTGGCGTCCCCCTGGGCTGCGTGCCGAGCCATATCCTTTTCCATTTTTTACGCAAGAGTGACACACCATCTACAACTCAAACATTATTGTTGAATTTGCAGATGATTCAACAGTCATCAGATTCATATCAGACAACGGCAAAGACAAATGCATACAGGGAGGATGTTCAGAACCTGACAACTTGATGGGCCAACAATAACCTGGTCTTCAGCACCAAAAAGACCAAGTAGATTATTGGGAACTATAGGACTACTAAGATGACCTTGCATAGTCCTGTCCACATCAACACAGAGGTTGTGAAGAGGGTCCCTAGCTTCAGGTTCCTGAGAGTTAGCATCATGGAGGACCTCTCCTACTTGCTACTTGTCAACTTTTGCAGATGCACCacggagagcatcctaacaaaCTGCATGACAGCCTGGTACAGCAGCTGTACAAAAGCtgacaaaaaaaacagcacagacTATCACTGCAACAGAGCTGCCATCACTGGACGGTCTTCACAACACTCGCTAGAACACTATGAAAGACACTACACAACCAGGACGCCATCTGCTTAAGCTCCTCCTGTCAGAGAGGCACTTCAATTCTTAGACATACAAACAGATTTAAGAACCACTTCTTCCCAAGATCTGTGCCACTAATGAACTCAGAAATCTCAGTCTGACAGATTAATGTGCTGCTGCTATTGGAATATGTGCACTATTATTTATGTGCTTTTTAAGCACCAATTAAGTTTAGCATTTCATACTAACCATACATGTCATTCAACACCAGTAATTCAACTTTACTCCACATCAGTCCACTGTGCCCTTATTCTACCACTGCTGCCGATGCTATTTAGCTGCCTGATGTTTCGTTTTGCCTACATATTGTATTTATTACTCTGAATATATACTTTTACTGTGCTTCTGTcttacttattctgtcttaCCTATTCTTTGCACatgtgtatttttaaatataatgcaTCATTTGAAGTTGATGCAATTGCATAATGAAGTTCTTGAATCTTAATTTGCAGTTCTCATTTTTCAAAACAATTTGGTTGATCGTTACCGGGCTTTTTAATTCGCCTCAACTGGCTTACCCCCAATTCCGAGGTCTTTCTTTCTGGTGGGGTCAGTGCGGATCCAGCGGGCGGGTCCCACGGCAGGTCTGACTGCTGCAGGCTCGCCTTGAGTTGAGAGGACGTGGACTGGATTGAGGATCTCTGCGCCTGTCGGTGAGAGACTCGGGAAGGTAGCCGGCAACACCACCGCAGTCACCTTTCCTGGAGTGTCATCTAAACATGAGGTGAAGATACACCAACCAGATCAACAATAAACCTCAGCATACATATCACGCGTGAAACACGCTTCATCTGAAATTGCTAAAAGCAAGATGAATTGATTCTATTGTCTTGATTCTGTACATGCAAAAGTCCTACAGGAATGAGCAAACTTCTCCATTTCTATAATCCACTACAAACGACCGATCAAGGTGTCAGTTATGACTGCTGCACTAGACCTCTAGAGGTGGATTACAGATTATAATCCCATGTACACTGTAAGGGCCTTAGGCTGTATGGTGCCCTAGGCGGGCATCACTGCCAATGCCCCGTATCCAAAGCAAAATGAAACTGACTGGCAAGATGCCCCCCCTCCTCAGAAGCTGGTGCCCTAGGCAGTTGCCTGTGTTGCTTATAGCTATTGTTACTTTTAtcgatccccatggggaaattattttttacccctccctcagcttgctctttttcatagagtaagttgtccatgaagggcagctacccataGTGGTGCCCAGCGAGCTGGGGGTTATGGGCCTTTGCTCAAGGACcagcagatgtgctgaggctgggtttgaaccggtgatCGTCTGATTGCAGGCACACaggtttagcccactgagccacacacttagaTATTTATGGCCGAACTCTTCATCAGTCGTCCCAACAATACTGCTGTTAAGCTTTGCCAAAGCATCAGCCAATAGGGAAGAAATTTTTGTTAAAGTGTCACAGGATTTGAGTTCTCAAAGATCTGCATCCAGTGGAATTCAACTTTGAAAAATTTTGACCAATAAGAATGAGTAACGGGCGGGCATAATATTATTGTTTATGCTTCTCGGAATGTCGTCTTGTTGGCATGGTGGCAGAACCGCTCTTATCGTTCAGTCACAAACCAGAGGCCCCAGGAAAGACCTGAAGCTTGGCTCTGAAAAGATAAAATGTTTGGCGTTCGGTCACGTGACACTTGGGCACTTGCCATGTGGTACACTTCGGCACTGTGTCCCCAGCCAGCATGAtgaccagccccccccaccatgaaATGAGAGTATCGCACCATTTACAGTGACAAAATTCACACAGTGGGGGGCAGTTAGGAGTGCCTACATCTAAAGACATAAGGCTTGTTTTCCTTTCCTAACTACATGACTAAACACACTTTCTGACTGTACTGTTCAGGCCGTGGGGATGGACCCCGCCAGCAAACACCAAAACTCAGTACCTCTGCAGACTTCGATGACACAGGCTTGTCTCTGGACCAGGCTGTCCTGCCCAATTACGTAACACCAAGGCGTCATGGAGGAGTCCGGGTTGCGACAGAAGTTGTGGTCGCCAATTCCTAATAAAGAACACATCTACCCATAATACATATTGACATTGAAGTTTTAAACATGCTTCGTCATCCTTAAAAAACCACCGTTACTAAAATTATCGATTGATTTGTTTGGTCTTGGACTTGTTGTGAAGATGATACTTATATTATCACCCTTCGGAAGTGCTAGGCTGAAAAACTATTATCTGAAACTAGACTCTCTTAACATGTTCTCTCTCTAATGTCTGTGTCTTATGTCATGAAAATGT contains these protein-coding regions:
- the LOC125745785 gene encoding phosphoinositide-3-kinase-interacting protein 1-like isoform X2; amino-acid sequence: MRRFVLLCVAFASVTKGNQDCIRSNGADYRGEQQITLTGEKCLNWAHATRNYAATAGLDRHAGIGDHNFCRNPDSSMTPWCYVIGQDSLVQRQACVIEVCRDDTPGKVTAVVLPATFPSLSPTGAEILNPVHVLSTQGEPAAVRPAVGPARWIRTDPTRKKDLGIGGYVLGIITMTLIILLGMGITGGYIYNMGRGLRRQREQQEREQEMQRLALPLSAFSNPTCQLLDEVTTAPTSTSAEERAPAGGNDPHISQTGTPGA
- the LOC125745785 gene encoding phosphoinositide-3-kinase-interacting protein 1-like isoform X1, with amino-acid sequence MRRFVLLCVAFASVTKGNQARDRITDCIRSNGADYRGEQQITLTGEKCLNWAHATRNYAATAGLDRHAGIGDHNFCRNPDSSMTPWCYVIGQDSLVQRQACVIEVCRDDTPGKVTAVVLPATFPSLSPTGAEILNPVHVLSTQGEPAAVRPAVGPARWIRTDPTRKKDLGIGGYVLGIITMTLIILLGMGITGGYIYNMGRGLRRQREQQEREQEMQRLALPLSAFSNPTCQLLDEVTTAPTSTSAEERAPAGGNDPHISQTGTPGA